A region of [Bacteroides] pectinophilus DNA encodes the following proteins:
- the serC gene encoding 3-phosphoserine/phosphohydroxythreonine transaminase, protein MGRVYNFSAGPAVLPVEVLQEAADEMLDYRGTGMSVMEMSHRSKAYDNIIKEAEADLRELMNIPDNYKVLFLQGGASQQFAMIPMNLMKNKKAAYIVTGQWAKKAYQEAQMYGEAVKVASSEDKTFSYIPDCSDLDIPEDADYVYICENNTIYGTKFKTLPNTKGHTLVADVSSCFLSEPVDVTKYGVIYGGVQKNIGPAGVVIVIIREDLITEDVLPGTPTMLRYKTHADANSLYNTPPAYGIYICGKVFKWLKKMGGLEEMKKINEKKAKILYDFLDESKLFKGTVRKEDRSLMNVPFVTGDADLDAKFVAEAKAAGFENLKGHRTVGGMRASIYNAMPIEGVEKLVEFMKKFEAENLK, encoded by the coding sequence GTGGGTAGAGTTTATAACTTTAGTGCAGGTCCGGCAGTATTGCCTGTAGAGGTGCTGCAGGAAGCAGCAGATGAGATGCTTGATTACAGAGGAACAGGTATGTCTGTAATGGAGATGAGCCATCGTTCCAAGGCTTATGACAACATTATCAAAGAGGCAGAGGCTGATCTTCGTGAACTGATGAATATACCTGACAATTACAAGGTATTGTTCCTTCAGGGCGGTGCATCACAGCAGTTTGCCATGATTCCTATGAACCTTATGAAGAATAAGAAGGCAGCTTATATTGTAACAGGACAGTGGGCTAAGAAGGCATATCAGGAAGCCCAGATGTATGGTGAGGCAGTCAAGGTTGCTTCTTCAGAGGATAAGACTTTCTCATATATTCCGGACTGTTCAGATCTTGATATTCCGGAAGATGCTGATTATGTATATATCTGTGAGAATAACACAATCTATGGCACTAAGTTTAAGACACTGCCTAACACAAAGGGACATACACTTGTTGCAGATGTTTCTTCATGTTTCCTTTCAGAGCCTGTAGATGTAACAAAGTATGGGGTAATCTATGGAGGAGTTCAGAAGAACATAGGACCTGCAGGTGTTGTTATTGTTATTATCCGTGAGGATCTTATTACTGAGGATGTATTACCGGGAACTCCTACAATGTTAAGATATAAGACACATGCAGATGCTAACTCTCTCTACAATACACCTCCTGCATACGGCATCTATATCTGTGGTAAGGTATTCAAGTGGCTTAAGAAGATGGGCGGTCTTGAGGAGATGAAGAAGATTAACGAGAAGAAGGCTAAGATTCTTTATGACTTCCTTGATGAGAGCAAGCTTTTCAAGGGAACAGTACGTAAGGAAGATCGTTCACTTATGAATGTACCGTTTGTAACAGGTGATGCAGATCTTGATGCTAAGTTTGTAGCCGAAGCCAAGGCAGCAGGTTTTGAGAATCTTAAGGGACACAGAACAGTTGGCGGTATGCGTGCAAGTATCTACAATGCAATGCCAATCGAAGGCGTAGAGAAGCTTGTAGAGTTCATGAAGAAGTTTGAAGCTGAGAATCTTAAGTAA